From one Flavobacteriales bacterium genomic stretch:
- a CDS encoding helix-turn-helix transcriptional regulator gives MITHDMPNMLYRINNSTMDSVNLDHVRSHLKQFQINRIKEVLDQKGVSQAWVARRMSKTCNTLNGWCANKCQPHLVDLFILAALLDCHIRDLISEDDPRQVIKAGQIGNA, from the coding sequence ATGATAACACATGACATGCCCAACATGTTGTACCGCATCAACAACAGCACTATGGATAGCGTAAATCTTGATCACGTCAGATCACATTTGAAGCAGTTTCAGATTAACAGGATTAAAGAGGTACTTGACCAAAAAGGCGTAAGTCAGGCCTGGGTTGCCAGGCGCATGAGCAAAACCTGCAACACCCTGAATGGATGGTGTGCCAATAAATGCCAGCCTCATTTGGTGGACCTGTTCATACTGGCTGCCTTACTGGACTGCCATATCAGGGACCTGATCTCCGAAGACGATCCGAGACAGGTCATTAAGGCAGGTCAAATTGGCAATGCCTGA
- a CDS encoding sigma-70 family RNA polymerase sigma factor: MRQLKITKQITDRSSTSVDRYLQDISKYNLITSEEETDLAKRIRQGDHVALEHLVQANLRFVVSVAKQYQHMGMTLADLINQGNIGLVKAAERFDETKGFKFISYAVWWIRQSILQALAEQSRIIRLPLNQIGSLNRINKEFSNLEQEFEREPTSFELAERLEIEGSKVEETLRAAQNHSSIDAPINDEENSTLASLLENKDAPYADDHLMSESLNSEIDRALSTLSPTEKEVIKLFFGIGLNHGLTLEEIGNRLELTRERIRQIKERALKRLREKSRSRILRNFLGE; this comes from the coding sequence ATGAGACAGTTAAAAATCACCAAACAGATCACCGATCGAAGTAGTACGTCGGTTGATCGTTACTTGCAGGATATTAGCAAGTATAACCTGATCACTTCCGAGGAAGAAACCGATCTCGCCAAACGAATCAGGCAGGGCGATCATGTGGCACTGGAACATCTTGTTCAGGCCAACCTTCGCTTTGTGGTTTCCGTGGCGAAACAGTATCAGCATATGGGAATGACCCTGGCCGATCTGATCAATCAAGGCAACATCGGGTTGGTAAAAGCAGCCGAACGCTTTGATGAGACAAAAGGCTTCAAGTTTATTTCCTACGCAGTGTGGTGGATCAGACAATCCATTCTTCAGGCATTGGCCGAACAATCACGAATCATACGGTTGCCTTTAAACCAGATCGGCTCGTTAAACAGGATCAATAAAGAGTTTTCTAACCTGGAGCAGGAATTCGAGCGGGAACCTACCAGCTTCGAACTGGCTGAGCGTCTTGAGATCGAGGGAAGTAAGGTGGAGGAGACGCTAAGGGCAGCGCAGAATCATTCATCCATCGATGCCCCGATTAATGACGAGGAGAACAGCACATTGGCCAGTTTGCTGGAAAACAAAGATGCGCCTTACGCTGATGATCATCTGATGAGTGAATCGCTGAACAGTGAGATAGATCGGGCTTTGAGCACGCTTTCTCCTACAGAGAAAGAAGTGATCAAGTTATTCTTCGGAATCGGATTGAACCATGGCCTTACCCTTGAGGAGATAGGTAACCGGCTTGAATTGACGCGTGAACGAATTCGTCAGATCAAGGAACGGGCGCTGAAACGACTTAGGGAAAAAAGTCGGAGCCGCATACTGAGGAACTTTCTGGGAGAATAA
- a CDS encoding low molecular weight phosphotyrosine protein phosphatase, with translation MSSTRILMVCLGNICRSPLAEGILKHKVASVNLDVLVDSAGTSGWHEGEHPDQRAVQVARLNGVDISGLRARPFSTSDFDRFDHIFVMDAQNYRDVLLQATDDSQKRKVAMILNKSYPGEDMSVPDPYYGGDDGFKHVFNLLDDACEKIIESLR, from the coding sequence ATGTCGAGTACAAGGATTTTAATGGTGTGTCTCGGAAATATTTGCCGGTCGCCATTGGCAGAAGGTATTCTGAAACATAAAGTAGCTTCGGTGAATCTTGATGTTCTGGTGGATTCTGCCGGAACTTCCGGATGGCATGAAGGTGAACATCCTGACCAAAGAGCCGTTCAGGTGGCACGACTAAATGGGGTGGATATCTCTGGGCTACGTGCTAGGCCATTCTCCACATCTGATTTTGATCGTTTCGATCATATTTTTGTGATGGATGCTCAAAACTATCGGGACGTTCTGCTTCAGGCAACCGATGACTCCCAGAAAAGGAAGGTTGCCATGATCCTTAATAAATCATATCCCGGAGAAGATATGTCAGTTCCGGACCCTTATTATGGTGGGGACGATGGATTTAAACATGTCTTTAACCTCCTTGATGATGCCTGTGAAAAAATCATTGAATCACTCCGCTGA
- a CDS encoding SAM-dependent methyltransferase: MAKSGYASKIDQSVFIEMHRGVDTSQAIEALQSLSAGQCAGIISDAGLPCVADPGSVVVELAQQMGIRVVPLPGPSSIMMALMASGMNGQQFAFHGYLSRETHDRRKSLQKLQMEVAKTGITQIFMETPYRNEAMLKDILSVCQSEIRLCIAMDISGPYEYIRSQSIAEWKKHLPKFYKNPAIFVMGR; encoded by the coding sequence TTGGCAAAGTCAGGATATGCATCTAAAATAGATCAGTCGGTTTTTATTGAGATGCACAGAGGCGTCGATACCTCCCAGGCAATTGAGGCATTGCAATCGTTATCCGCCGGGCAATGTGCCGGAATCATTTCCGATGCCGGACTGCCTTGCGTAGCTGATCCGGGATCCGTTGTTGTTGAGTTGGCGCAACAAATGGGAATCCGGGTGGTGCCTCTTCCCGGCCCTTCTTCTATCATGATGGCTTTGATGGCCTCCGGAATGAATGGTCAACAGTTTGCCTTCCACGGCTATTTGTCCAGAGAAACACATGACAGACGTAAGTCGTTACAGAAGTTACAGATGGAGGTCGCTAAAACTGGGATTACCCAAATCTTCATGGAAACCCCTTACCGGAATGAGGCTATGTTGAAAGACATATTGTCCGTTTGTCAGTCTGAGATCAGATTGTGTATTGCGATGGATATTTCCGGACCTTATGAGTATATCCGTTCCCAATCTATTGCGGAATGGAAAAAGCATCTCCCCAAATTTTATAAGAACCCGGCCATATTTGTAATGGGCAGGTAG